The genome window GTAGGTGGCGGGGGAGCGCTTCCTGCCCCACTCGATCATGTCCTGTTCCCTGGCGAGGTCGGAGCCGAGGAATTCGGTGAGCGTACGGGTCAGCTCGTCGCTCGGGCGGCCGGTGAGCAGACCGGCGCCGCCGAGGAGGGCGGCGGCCTGGAGGTGCTGGGTGCGGCCGCTGTAGATCGAGTCGATGAGATCGGCCCAGCCGCTGAGCGCGACCACGGCCTTGATCCGCTTGTCGTGCCCGGCCGCGAGGAGGCTGATGCCCGCCCCGTAGGAGACTCCGCCCATGCCGATGCGGTCCGGGTCGGCGGGGGTGTTGGCGAGGGCCCAGTCGATGACCGAGGAGACGTCCGCGAGGTCCGGCGGGCCCGCGACCTAGATCCTGCCGCCGGAGAGCCAGAAGCCCCGCGAGGTGTAGCTGACCACCACATAACCGGAGTCGGCGAGCTGCTGCGCCTGGGCGAAGTACTCGACCTGCGGCATGCCCCAGCTGGTGGGCAGCACGATCAGCGGGTGCTTCGCGCCCGGCTCGGCTCCGGTGGGCGTGAACACATTGCCCTTGAGCGTGATCCCGCCGGAGCCGGGGATGTCGTGGAACTCCAGGCCCGGCGCGGAAGCCGCGACCGCCGCGGCGGGAGACAGGGCGGCGGCCGGAGCCGCGGCGAGGACGGCTCCGGCGAACAGGACGGCGGCTGTTCCTAGGGAAGCGGTGGTGCGCAGAGCCGGATAGGGACGTCCCACGGGTCACTCCTCACGCGTGCACGACAAAGTGACCCGACGGTAACCCCGGCCTCTTACTCGTAGTAACTCGTCGGTAAGTTACGTGAGGGTAACAATCGCCGGGCCTGCTGCCGGAGGCCCGGGTCCCCGGCCCGCTACAGCGCGCTCTTCGCCTGCCAGTCGGACCACGACACGTTCCACGCGCCGTACCCGTTGCCCTCCGCGACCGTGCCCTTGGCGTCCGCGCCGGTGATCTCGAACGGGTCGCCGACCCGCACCTGCTGGTACAGCGCGGCGGCGTTGGCGTCGCTCATTCCGACGCAGCCCGAACTGTGGTTGGCCACCCCGAAGTAGGCCGCGTTCCACGGCGCCGCGTGGGCGTACATCCCCGACCAGGTCAGCCGCATCGAGGAGTCGACCATCTTGTCGTAGGCATCGCCGAGGCCGACCGTCTCGGAGCGCATGTTGATCGTGCCCTCCTTGGCCATCAGCACGGCGGTGCCGCGCCAGGACGCCTTCTCGCCGCCGGGGGTGCCGGCCGACATGGGCACGTCCATGACGGTCTTCCCGTCCCGCTTCAGCGCCAGCCGGTGACGGTCGAGATCGACCTTGACCACCTGGTCGGCGCCGATCGCGAAGGTGGTCCGGTAGTCGCGGACGAACCAGCCGCCGGACGGGCCCGAGTCGATGCCGTTGAGGTCGGCGTCGAGCGTGACCTTCGTGCCGGACTTCCAGTACTCCTTGGGCCGCCAGTCGACGCGGTCCTTGCCCGAGTAGTCCTGCAGCCAGCCCCAGGAGCCCTCGGTGTTGTTCGAGGTGGAGACCTTCAGGGCCTTCTCCACCGCCGCCCTGTCCTTGACCGGGTTGTCGAAGACGACCGAGAGCGGCTGTGCCACGCCGACCGTGGTGTTCTTGCCGGGGGCCAGCGACAGCTTGTTGACCTTGTCGGCGGCGGCGGTGGTGAAACCGGCCTTCGCGCTGCCGCCCTCGGTGTTCTTCGCCTCGACGCCGTACGTGGTGCCGGGCGCGGCCGGCCGGTCCGACGTCCAGGTCCTGCCGTCGGCGGATATCCGGCCGGTGAGCGCCTCACCGCCGTCCGCGCTCACGGTGACCGCCTTCAGCTTTCCGGTGCCCAGCGTCACTTTCACCGGCGTGCCCGGGGCCGCCTGGGCGCCCCGGAGGTTCACCGAGATCTTGGCGTCGGAGGCCGACGCGGCCGCGTGGCCCTTGTCCGACTCCGAGTCCGACGCGGCGGCACCGGAACAGGCGGTGAGCATGGTACCGAGCACCGCGGTACCGGCGATCAGGGTGAGCCGGACCGGGCGGCCGAGCGGAGCGGTACGGCGTACGGGCCGACGTGCAGCGATCAACGGAAAAACCTCCAAGGCATTGCTTCTCGTCGATGGAGAGGTATTTGTCCGACGATAGGTTCCGCAAATCGGCCAAAAGCCGGGAAATGCCCTGTGTGACATGTACCGCAGCGCAACGGTCATCGTCCGGTCACATATGCCGCTCGGCTCCGTCACGGACCGCTGTGAGCATCCTGTGCGGCCCCGCAGAGCCGACAGCGGGGCGGACCAGGGAGGGCCACGAACATGTCAGCGCTGCTCGCGACCGGAGACTGCGGCCATGACCGGGAGCTGCGGATACGCGGCCTGACCGCCGCCGAGCACCGGGCATTCCTGTCCACCCGCCCGGGGGCGAGTTTTCTGCAATACCCGTCCTGGGCCGGGGTGAAGGACCGCTGGACCTCGGAAATGGTCGGCTGGTACGGCGACTCCGGCGAACTGACGGGAACCGCTCTGGTGCTCTACCGCCAATTCCCGGGAACCCGCAAATACTTCGCCTATCTGCCCGAAGGTCCGGTGGCCGACTGGTCCGACCCGGACATCGACGGCTGGCTCGGCCCGCTCGTGGCACATCTGCGCAGGGCCGGCGCCTTCGCCGTACGGATCGGTCCCTCACCGGCGTACCGCCGCTGGGACACCGGCCGTCTCAAGGCGGCCACCGGGCCCGGCCGGAAGGTCTCCGACGTGCTGGCGACCGAGGTGGACCCGCTCGGCGCGGCCGTCGCCGATCGGCTCCGGGCCCGCGGCTGGCGCCGCTGCGGCGGCGACGGCGAGGACGCCGACGCACAGCCGCGCCATGTCTTCCACGTGCCGCTCGCCGGACGGACCCCCGACCAGCTCTGGTCCGGGCTCAACCAGGAATGGCGCCGCAACGTGCGCAAGGCCCGGCAGGCCGGGGTGCGGATCGTCATCGGCGGAGAGTCCGAACTCCCGGAGTTCCACCGGCTGCTGCGGATCACCGAGGAACGCGACGGCTTCCGGCTCGGCCGCTCCCTCGCCTATTTCCAGCGGCAGTACGCCGCACTCAACGCCGAACAGCCCGGCCGGATGAGGCTCTACCTCGCCGTCCACCAGGGCGAGATCCTGGCCGCCCACACCATGGTCAGCACCGGCCGACGGGCCTGGTACCAGACCGGAGCGTCCGCCGACCACCGCCGCGAGGTCCGTCCCAGCAACGCGTTGCAGTGGCGGATGATGCTCGATGCCCATGGGCTCGGTGCCGATGTGCACGACATGCGCGGGGTACCCTCCACCCTTGACCCCGACGACCGCCCCTTCGGGCTGCTCCGCTGGAAGCTCGGCACCGGCGGTCAGGTCGTCGAGACGCTCGGAGAGTGGGAGACATCGGTGGGCGGAGCCACGAACAACGCGCTGTACCGGGCGTTCCAGGCCTACCTGGCCCGCCGATGACGGCCACCGAAGTGACCGGCACGACGGTCGCGGACCCCAAGCCCCGTTCGGTGCTGCGCAACGGCGCCGTCATGGCGGCCGGCTCCATCGTCTCCCGGGCGACCGGGTTCATACGCTCGGCGGTCGTCGTCGCCGCGCTCGGCACCGGGCTCCGGGCCGACGGGTACAACGTCGCCAACACCGTGCCCAACATCCTCTACACGCTGCTCATCGGCGGGGCACTCAACGCCGTCTTCGTCCCCGAGCTGGTGCGAGCGGCGAAGAACCACGCCGACGGCGGGGCCGCGTACACCGACCGGCTGCTCACCGTCTGCACCGTCGGCCTCCTCGCCCTCACCGGCCTCACGGTTTTCGCCGCACCGTGGATCGTCGCGGTCTACGCCCCCGGCTACCAGGGCGCACAGGCGGACGTGACCGTCGCACTGGCCCGCTACTGCCTGCCGCAGATCCTCTTCTACGGACTGTTCACCCTCCTCGGGCAAGTACTGAATGCCCGGGGGCGGTTCGGCGCGATGATGTGGACCCCGGTCCTCAACAACGTGGTGATCATCGCCGTGTTCGGGCTCTACCTGGGCATCGCGGTGGGCTCCGACGGCACGCTCGCCCCGGCCCAGGCCCGGTGGCTCGGCTGGGGCACGACGGCCGGGATCGTCGTCCAGACGCTCGCCCTGGTGCCCGCGCTGCGCGCCGCGAAATTCCGCTGGCGCCCCCGGTTCGACTGGCGGGGCAGCGGCCTCACCCGGCCGCTGCGCGCGGCCGGCTGGCTGGTCATGCTCGTGCTGACCAACCAGATCGCCTACTGGGTGGTGACCCGGCTCTCCACCACCATCGGCCAGCGCGCCGAGAACATGGAACTGGCGGGAGGCGCCGGCTACACCGCGTACAGCTATGCCTATCAGCTGTGGGTGGTGCCGCACGGCATCGTGACCGTCTCGCTCGTCACCGCGATGATGCCCCGGATGAGCCGGGCGGCGGCCGACAACGACCTGCCGGGCCTGCGGCGCGACGTCTCGTACGCCCTGCGCACCTCGGCCGCGGTCGTGGTGCCCGCGGTGGCCCTGCTGTTCGCACTGGCACCGTGGGTGATGGGAGCGGTGTACGGGTACGGGGCCACGGACGACGCGGACATCGCCGTGATGGCGGGCATGACGATGGCGTTCGCGCCCGGACTCATCGCCTACTCGGGACAGTACGTGCTCTCCCGGGCGTTCTACGCGATGAGCGACACCCGCACGCCGTTCCTCCTCAATCTGGTGATCGCGGCGCTCAACGCCGGGCTCTCGGTCGCCGCGTATCTGCTGCTGCCGGTCCGCTGGGCCGTGACGGGAATGGCCGGCGCCTACTCGGTGGCGCTGTTCGCGGGCTTCGCGGCCACCGCGTACGTGCTGCACCGCAGGCTCGGCCGCGGTGACGCCGCCGGAACCCCGCCGGTGCGGTCGCCCGCGCTGTGGGCGCAGCTCCGGCTGGTGGTGGCGTCCGTGCCCGCCGGGCTGCTGGGGTACCTGGCCGCCCGGAGCTGCGCCGGGTTCGGGGACTTCGCGGCGGTGGGCGCGGGCTCCTTCGTGCTCCTGCTCACGGTGGCGCTGCTGGCCCGGCCGCTCCGGCTGCGGGAGGTCAGCGCCGTGATCGCGGCGGGCCGGGGACGGCTGCGGCGGGCATGACCCCGCCGGGCAGATCCGCCCGCTCACCCATTCGAATCCATTTCTTGATCGCTGGGATACTGCTGTCATGCCTCGCGTGTTGCTGATCGAAGACGACCCCTCCGTACGCGAAGGGGTCGAGCTGGGGCTGCGGCGGCGCGGCCACGAACTGCGCGCTGTGGAGAGCGGCGAGGCGGGGCTGGCCGCCCTGGGGGAGTTCCGGCCCGATCTGGTGCTCCTCGACCTGATGCTCCCCGCGATGAACGGGGTCCAGGTCTGCCGCCGGATACGCGAGACCAGCCAGCTGCCGATCATCATGCTCACGGCCCGGGGCGACGACTTCGACGTGGTCGTCGGGCTGGAGGCCGGCGCCGACGACTACATCGTCAAGCCGGCCCGTACCGAAGTGATCGAGGCCAGGATCCGTGCCGTACTGCGCAGGCTCGTCGAGCCGGCCGGGCGCGGCGGCACCGAGATCCACGGCGAACTGACCGTCGACCGGGCCGGACTCTCGGTCGCCAAGGCCGGGCAGCGCCTCCTGCTCGCACCCTCCGAACTGAAACTGCTGCTCCATCTGTCGGCTTCGCCCGAGCAGGTCTTCAGCAGACAGCAGCTCCTCGAATACGTCTGGGAGCACAGCTACCACGGGGACGCGCGCCTGGTCGACGCGTGTGTGCGGCGGCTGCGGCAGAAGATCGAGGACGTGGCGGGCAGCCCGCGCTACATCCAGACCGTCCGCGGCTTCGGATACCGCTTCGGTCCGCTCGGATGAGACTCTTCGCCGCCCGGTTCGGACTGCGTACCCGTCTCGTCGGAGCCTTCCTCCTGGTCGCGGCGATCAGCGCCGCCACCACCGCCACCCTCACTTACCGCGAGGCCCGTTCAGCCATCCTGCAACAGGCCCAGGACACGGCCGTCGACCAGTTCCGCGACCGGATCGGCGCACAGGCCGTGACCCTGCCGGTGGACGAGGAACAGCTGCGGCGGGCCTGCCGGAGCCTCGCCAATGAAGGCAAGCCGCATCCCTGGGTCGTCTTCGCCGAGTACGGGACGATCCGGGTCTCCTCCTCGAACCGTCCCACCTCCGAGGTGATCACGCCCGAACTGCAGGCCGCCGCCCGAGGCAGTGTGCACGGCTCCTTCCAACGGGTCGTCAAGGACGGCGTGCCCTGGCTGACCGTCGGAATGCCCGCCCTCATCGACCGCGGCGACGGGGGCCAGCCCACCGGACTCGTCCTCTACGCCGTGATGCGGCTCTCCACCGAGGCGGCCAATGTCGAAGCCATGGTGACCGCGGCCCGCGACGGCGCCCTGCCCGCCCTCCTGATCGCGCTGGTGCCCGCACTGCTCGCGGCCCGCAGCGTGCTGCGCCCGGTGCGCGACCTGCGGCGGGCCGCCGCAGGCATCGGCCGGGGCGAACTCGACACCCGGATCGAGGTCCGGGGCTCCGACGAACTCGCCGGACTCGCCCGGACGTTCAACGACTCGTCGACGAAGCTCCAGGAGTCGGTGGCGGAGCTCCGACAGGCGGAGGCGCGGGCCCGGCGCTTCGCCTCCGACGTCTCGCACGAGCTGCGCACCCCGCTCGCCGGAATGCTCGCCGTCACCGAGGTGCTCGACGAGGACGCGGCCCAGCTGAACCCCGACACCGCGGCGGCCGTCCGGCTGATCAGCGCCGAGACGGGCAAGCTCGCCACCCTCGTCGAGGACCTGATGGAGATCTCCCGCTTCGACGCGAGGGCGGCGGACCTCCACCTCGACGAGGTCGATGTCGCCGAAGCGATCCGCAAGACCCTGGAGAACAGGCACTGGGAGAATCAGGTCCGCACCGAACTCCCCGACGGAATACGGGCCATGCTCGATCCGCGCCGCTTCGACGTCATCGTCGCCAACCTCGTCGGCAACGCCCTGCGGCACGGTGCGGAGCCCGTCACGGTACGGCTGCGGACCGAGCGGAAGGGCGCGGTGGACCGGCTGGTGGCCGAGGTCGCGGACAGCGGTCCGGGCATCGACCCCGCCGTGCTGCCCCATATCTTCGACCGCTTCTACAAGGCCGACGCGGCCCGTACCCGGTCGGCCGGCAGCGGACTCGGACTGGCGATCACCCAGGAGAACGTACGGCTGCACGGCGGCACCGTGCGCGCCGCCGACGGGACCGGGGGCGGCGCGGTCCTCACCGTGGAACTGCCGCTGGAGGGGCCGTGAGGGGCGTACGCGCCCTCGGCGCACTGCTGCCCCTCGTCCTGCTGGTGACCGGGTGCGGGATACGGGCCACGGACGTCGTCGAGGTCGGCGACCCGGCGATCGTCGACGTGGCGCCGGGACGCGAGCAGAGCACACTGCTCTACTTCGTGTCCTCGTCGTCCGCGAACCGGCTGATGCCCGTCGTACGGCCCATCGCGATACCGGCGGAAGGCACCTTCCCTGGCGGTACGGAAGCGACGTGGGGAGGGGCCAATCGGGCGGTCGCCCTGCTCTTCGAAGGGCCGAACAAGAGCGAGGTCGAGACCGGCCTGCGCACCGAACTTCCCTACGCCCGCATCGCTCTGAGCATCGAGCTGGGCCCGGACGGTGTCCTGGTCCGGTTGAACACGGCCGTCACCACACTCTCCGAGGTGGCCCGCCAGCAGCTGATCTGCACCGCCGCGCAGGCCCGCACCGCGGACCGGGGCGAGGCGGTGAAGGTGGTCGGCACCGACGGCGTCATCGGGCCGGCCCGATGCGCCGTGTGATCCCGGCCGGTGGAAGGGGGGCCTGGCTCGACCCGGGTGGAGCCAGGCCCCCGCCTTGCTCGACTTGGGCGGGACGGGTGATCGCCATGCTGCACCTGACGCATCACGTGGCGTGTGTCGCGGCCCTCGAACCGGCCGCTCCCCGGTTCTCGACCGAAACCGGGGAGCGGCCTCGTGACGCTTTTCATCCGTACTCGTGCGGTATGCCGACTCCGGGGCCGGATGACGGGGAGCACCGCGGCCGTGCTCGGCCACAGTTCGATCCGGCCACGGCTGACTCGCGCCGTTCTCGTACGGCCGTCGCTTGCTCACCCTGCGTACAGGGAGCACAGGGGAGGGCGTCGATCTCATGGCCGGGTGTGGACGGGGTGTGGCCACTCGTAGGCGGCGAGCGGCGCGTGCGAGGAGAGTGGCGGCTCAGACCCGCATCTTGCGCCGCGCCCGGGGAGGCTTGCGACCGGTCTCGGCATCGACCGCGAGCACGGTACCGGCCTGCGTGCCCACGTAGACGACCCCGTCGGCGTAGACGGGGCCGGTGCCGCGGCCATCGAGTGCGTGCCGCCACAGGACCGCACCGGCGCTCAGGCTGATCTTGAACAGACCGCGCCCGTACTTGGTGCCGACGATCCAGCCGGACGGGCCGCAGATCGCCGGGGAGGAGGCGCCGTAACGGTTCGGCAGGTGCCAGAGGAGCCCGCCGTCGCTGCCGTCCACCGCGTACGCGCCACCGTGGCTGTCGCCCACGAAGACCAGACCCTCGGCCAGCGCCGGGGTGCTGTCGACCACGCCGGCCGCCTGTGCTCCCCACAGCTGCTCCCCGGTGACGGCGTCGTACGCGTAGAACCGGCCGGCGCCGGTGCCCGCGCAGACCATGCCTCCCGCGACGCTCGGGGTGCAGCAGCTCAACTGGCTCGCGGTGGACCCCTGGTGCCACAGCTCCTCGCCGGTCACCGCGTCGAAGGCGGTCAACTGGGCCCGCGCGCCCTGCACATAGACCCGGCCGTCGGAGACCGCCGCCGCGGCGGCCGACCCGTCGGGCAACCGTCGCTCCCAGCGCTCCTCGCCGGTCGCCGCGTCCAGCGCGCGGATCCGGGAGGTGTCGCGCAGCAGGTTGGCCGGGTGGTGGACGACGTAGAGCAGGCCGTCGGCGACCACCGGCGCACCCGAGTGGCCCACCCGCTGCCGCCAGTGCTCCTGTCCGTCCACGGCACCGACCGCGTGCAGCACACCGGACTCGCCGACGACGTACACCGTCCCGTCGGCGACCGCCGGCGTCTCCTTCAGGGCACCGATCGCGTCGAAGGACCAACGCGCCGCGCCCGTCACCGCATCCAGTGCGTAGCAGCGGCCGTCGGAACAGTTGACGTACACAGTGCCCGCGCAGACGACCGGTGCGGCGACGACCGCGTCCGGCAGCCGCACGCTCCACGCCTCGAAGCCGGACGGCAGCGTGCCCTTCGGATAGACGCCGGTGTGGGCCGGCCCACCGCGGGCCATGGCGGACGGTCCGCTGCCGGGACCGGGCACCGGCTGTGCTCCGACGGAGGGAACGGCGTCCGACACGGCCCCGCGCTCGGCGTTCGCCATCCCGTGGTCGGCATCGCCTGGGTTCTTCTCCGCCTCCGCACGGCCGTCGCCGACGCCAGGGACCGCGTCCGCCGCCTCGCCCCACAACCCCGGGTCAATGATCTCCACCAGGTCGACCAGTGAGCGCAGTCCGGTCAGGATCGCGTGGGTGTCGTCCTTCCCCCTGCGCGGCCCCGGAGGCTCCGCGTAGAAGAGGTAGCCGCCCTCCACCTGCCACTGCAACCAGCGGCGGTCGTCGGCGAATTCGCGCACGGCCGGGGTGAGCAGCCGCGCCGCCGCCTCCAGGTCCACGCTCTCCACCACATGGTTGGCGTCGTAGGCCGGGTCACCGATCTCGTACAGATGGCGGTCCGGGCGCTCGGTGACGAGCCGCTTCAGCAGCGGAACCATCGTGTCCACAGCCAGTGAGTGCCGGCTCACCGCTACCAGCGGCAGCACGGCCGGCAGTTGGACGAGGTACACGGTGCGGGCGGCCGAGGGGTCGTCGGTGACACAGTCGAAGACGCTGAACCAATGGCCGTCCAGGGTGCCGCTCACGGCGTCCAGGGCCATCGCCTTCTCGGCATCGACGCCGAGCGGCCCCGCGCACAACTGCATGCGTTCGGGATGCCAGTCCGTGTACGTCCACCGGCGTTCCTTCGCCAGACGACGCCGCGCCGCGCTGCGGTCCCGCTGATCCTTTTTCCCCGACATGCCTGCCCCCTCCATTCGCCCAAGGAGCCTACCGGCCCCAACTCCCGTCACGGCAAGGACGTCGGGCCCCGCCCGGGGACAGAATTGTCGGGATCGCCAACCGGTGGCGCTTCTGTCCGACCGGATGGGCTGTTGGCTGGGTTCGAGGGGGAGCCGGGCGCGGTTCGGCGTGGTCTGGAGAGCGCGGCCCAGCGGCGACTGCACTGGCGTAATCCTCCTCGACCGCGGGACCTGCCCTGGGCGTCGGTGATGGTCCGTGGCACCCCAGGGCGTGGATCGTCGGCGAGTCCGTCCAGCCGGTCGCGCAGGAACCTCGTGCACCCATTTGGCGACGGGTGCCCGCGGTTCACCTCCGGCCGGGCCGCGACCGCAAGGTTCGGCCCGCCCTCCGCACACGCCGGCACAATCCTCGTCGCAGGGCCGGCCCCTGCGCGGTCGTACGACCGAATGCCACCGATCGGGCGAGCGCGTCCAACGCACCGTACCCTTCGGGGCTCGTACAGTTTGCCGGACATGGAAGTAGTGCAGTGGCCCAGCATCCGGTCGGCAATGGTAGGCAGCGATGGGAACTTCCTATGATGTCGACGCCATCGGCTACGACCGAAAATGCTGCGGAATCTCTCGTTTCGCCGGTGAATTCACACAATGAGTGGGATTTGCTGGAGAAGGACTGCTTCCGGCGCGGCGCGCACCGGACGTCAGCGCCAAAGCCGCAGCTCACCGACGCGTTCTTCGAGAAGGATTTCCGCATCCCTGAGCCCGACGAGCTCTCGTGATCGACAACAAGCGAGTGATCGCAGAGCGGCACCACGTCAACATGCTGCGTGCGCTTGAGGAATGGGGATTCGAGCCGATCCCGTGCGACCTGCTGCACTGCGCGCCGTTCGGCGGCTCATTCCACTGTGCAACGCTCGATATCCGACGTCGCGGCACGCTCGAATCGTATTTCCATTGATCGGCACGCAGTTCGCGGCGCCGCTCGTCAGGCCGTCGGCCCCGGACGGAGCCGCCGTACGTCTCGCACGAGCGTGAACAGAGCGCTGAGGAAGATCACGGCTCCAGCTCCGATCCAGAGGGCCGGTGCCCCGGAGCGGTACTCACGAGCGGCAAGGACGAGCAGCAACATGCTGGCAAGGACGCCGAAGGCCGAGATCAGAGCGCTGATGCGGTTGGTCACACGGACATCATCAACGACAATCCCGGCCGGCGGGAGTGATCCAGACGAAAGACCCTAGGGCTGTCGTGTACGGACCCGGGCCAGGGGACGGGTCGGTGTCGGGGTGGGGCGGTGGTGTTGTTCGGCGAGGTGGTCCAGGCGAATCCCGTCGAGGCGGGTTCTGGTGATGCGTTCGGTGCCGTTGAGGACGGCGGTGATTGCGGCTTGGCGGATCAGCCGGGTCAGTCTGAGGGCGGCGGCCATGTCCGCCCGGTCCGCTTCGCCGATATCGGTGGTGTCGGCGAGAAGGACCGGACCGGTGCCGGGGCCGTCGCGGAACCAGGCGGGCCACAGCACGGTGCAATTCAGGGAGGGCCCGGGCAGCAGGTTCTCATCGGCCTCGTCCATGGCCCTGAGATATGTCTCGACGAGTGGGTCTTTCGGGTGACGACCGGCAGGGTCGGCCCCTATGGAGGAGAGCATGACCTGAGGGCTGTCCCGTGAGTTGCGCTGCGTCCGCGAGGGTGAGGGCCGTCGCGATCGATCGGGCCGGCCTGGCCTGAGGCGCCCAGATCCGTACCGGTTGTGCAGGGCACCGCGTCCGCGTCGGCGAGCCGTTCCGCGAACTGCTCAACCGTGGCCGTCGCCAGGTCCAGGAGGATCGGGTGCGCCCCGGCGGCTTGGACATCGTCGGCCTGCTCCGGGCTGCGGGTGAGCCCGAAGACCTGTCCGCCCCGGGCTGTGAGCAGGCGGGATGCTGCGAGGGCGAGGCGGCCGTGACTGCCGGCGACGACAACATGCACAGCACTGAAAGTAGTCACGTGTTACGTTGTGTGTTCAAGCTGTGTCGGGTGACGGTGCGAAGCCGTACAGCCCAGGGTGCCAGGAGCCGGAAGGCGCCAAGGCCGGAAGCCACTGGTACCACTCCGCCCGCTCCTCCGCCGATGGGCACCACCCCACGCTCCGCGTAACCCGTCACGTGGCCGGCGGACACGGACGGGAACCCAACATCGCCGACGCGGTGTCACTGGCCGCCGCACGGCAGGAGGACCATGACCGCCAACGAGGACACTCTTCCCCTGCACCGGCTGACGTTCGCCGCCCCCGGCCCGCCCCAGCACACAACACTGCCCGACGGCAGCCCCGCCTGGCACTTCACCCGCTACGACGACGTCCGCCAGGTGCTGGCCGACGACCGGTTCACCCGAGCCCTGCTGCCCACGAAAGCCGCCTCGCCCCTCACCGACACCCCCGACGCCATGGCCAAGCAGGACGGCACCGGACATCTGCGACTGCGCCACACCGCCAAAGGCGCCTTCACCCCTCGCGCGATCGGCCGCGTGATGCCCATGGTCGCCGAGACGGTCGACCGGTTCATCGCCGACCTCGCCGATCACGGCCCACCAGCAGACCTCGTCGACCAGTACACCCGCCCCCTGCCCATCGCCGTCATGAACAAGTTGTTGGGCATCCACGACCTGGACGACGCCCGGCTGGTGCGCTGGACCGAACTCGCCTTCCCCGAACCTTCGGTTCCCGAAGGCGAAACCGCCGAGGCCGCACGCGAGTTCACCGAATTCGCCACCCGCCTCATGGCCGAACGCCGACGCACCCCCGGCCCGGACCTGATCACCACCCTCGTACAGACCGCCGACCGCGAAGGCGGCATCCCCGAACCCCAACTCGTCAACTTCGTCACCACCCTCGCGGTCGCCGGCTACGACACCACCGTGACCATGCTGGGCAACGCGCTCCTCTACCTCCTGGACGAACGCTCGCGGGACTGGACCCGCCTGGCCTCCGACGAAGACGAAGCAGCCGCCGGGGCACTGGCCGACCGCCTGGCACACCTGATCCCGCTCAACGACCCCGCGAAACGATTCAACCCGCTGCGCGCCACCGAGGACCTGGAGATCGGTGGGGCAGCCATCCGGGCCGGAGACCTCGTCACCCTCGACCGCGGCGCGGCCAACCGCGATCCTGCGGCCTTCCCCGGCGACCCCTTCGCCGACCTGTTCGCCCCACTGGAACACCCCACCCTCGCCTTCGGCGGAGGACAGCACTACTGCCTGGGTGTCGCCCTGGCCCGCACGGAACTCCGTCTCGCCCTGCACCGACTGGCCACTCGGCTTCCCGACCTCCGCCTGACCGTGCCGGTCGACTCCGTCGAGTGGCACACGAGTGCTCTC of Streptomyces sp. NBC_01363 contains these proteins:
- a CDS encoding PQQ-binding-like beta-propeller repeat protein, with the translated sequence MSGKKDQRDRSAARRRLAKERRWTYTDWHPERMQLCAGPLGVDAEKAMALDAVSGTLDGHWFSVFDCVTDDPSAARTVYLVQLPAVLPLVAVSRHSLAVDTMVPLLKRLVTERPDRHLYEIGDPAYDANHVVESVDLEAAARLLTPAVREFADDRRWLQWQVEGGYLFYAEPPGPRRGKDDTHAILTGLRSLVDLVEIIDPGLWGEAADAVPGVGDGRAEAEKNPGDADHGMANAERGAVSDAVPSVGAQPVPGPGSGPSAMARGGPAHTGVYPKGTLPSGFEAWSVRLPDAVVAAPVVCAGTVYVNCSDGRCYALDAVTGAARWSFDAIGALKETPAVADGTVYVVGESGVLHAVGAVDGQEHWRQRVGHSGAPVVADGLLYVVHHPANLLRDTSRIRALDAATGEERWERRLPDGSAAAAAVSDGRVYVQGARAQLTAFDAVTGEELWHQGSTASQLSCCTPSVAGGMVCAGTGAGRFYAYDAVTGEQLWGAQAAGVVDSTPALAEGLVFVGDSHGGAYAVDGSDGGLLWHLPNRYGASSPAICGPSGWIVGTKYGRGLFKISLSAGAVLWRHALDGRGTGPVYADGVVYVGTQAGTVLAVDAETGRKPPRARRKMRV
- a CDS encoding NAD(P)H-binding protein; translation: MTTFSAVHVVVAGSHGRLALAASRLLTARGGQVFGLTRSPEQADDVQAAGAHPILLDLATATVEQFAERLADADAVPCTTGTDLGASGQAGPIDRDGPHPRGRSATHGTALRSCSPP
- a CDS encoding cytochrome P450 translates to MTANEDTLPLHRLTFAAPGPPQHTTLPDGSPAWHFTRYDDVRQVLADDRFTRALLPTKAASPLTDTPDAMAKQDGTGHLRLRHTAKGAFTPRAIGRVMPMVAETVDRFIADLADHGPPADLVDQYTRPLPIAVMNKLLGIHDLDDARLVRWTELAFPEPSVPEGETAEAAREFTEFATRLMAERRRTPGPDLITTLVQTADREGGIPEPQLVNFVTTLAVAGYDTTVTMLGNALLYLLDERSRDWTRLASDEDEAAAGALADRLAHLIPLNDPAKRFNPLRATEDLEIGGAAIRAGDLVTLDRGAANRDPAAFPGDPFADLFAPLEHPTLAFGGGQHYCLGVALARTELRLALHRLATRLPDLRLTVPVDSVEWHTSALTRSPRHLPATW